The Sabethes cyaneus chromosome 3, idSabCyanKW18_F2, whole genome shotgun sequence DNA window CTCAGCAAAACCAGCTTTGGAGCGGACAGAAAATGGCTACTTCACATCCTGCAAATGGTCATCTTACCTAAACTCACCTACGGAGCACCCATCATAACTTGTGCAGATAGAAAAAACGCTAATAAGCTAAATCCCTTATACCACCAAGGCATACGATACGCGACGGGAGCATTTCACTCCAGCCCCATAGAAAGCATCCTCTCAGAAAGCGGGCTTCCCCCTCTCGACCTAACATTAGCCAGAAAGACCATAAACTATGCTACAAGACAACTCACCAGAGGAATATTGAACACAGATCTGCATATTATAGTCAAATCAAAGAGCCTGATGGACGAACTTGCCATACCACATATTGCCATCGAGAACGAAAATCTCCCAGACACACTGACCTGGGAAGAAAAAGCACTCCATATAAACACCGGAATTCCAGAAAAGCTTCCCccgaaagcaaagcaaactctgTTCAGAGAACTTCGTAACACAGACTACCCACATCATAATCATATATACACGGATGGATCAAAAACATCTGATGGCGTCGGCTGCGGTATTTTTTCTCAAGATGCAAATATCGTCATCTGTCTTCCCTCACACTTATCAATATTTAGCGCCGAAGCCTTTGCAATTATCAAAGCCCTAGAGCTATGCACCATAGGTCTGAACGTTATATTCAGTGATTCCAGAAGCGTTCTCGAGGCGGTGGCTAATAACAACTCTAACCACCCCTGGATAATCAACATCAGAAAATTACTCCATGAAAAACAAGGAAACACAGCTCTCTGTTGGGTACCAGCACATGTAAATATCCACGGTAACGAAAAGGCGGACGCTCTAGCAAAAAAAGGAGCATCGCTGAAAACCCCAATCGACATTAAAACACCCTTTGAGGACTTCAAACGGCTAGTAAACGACCAGATCATCACCACCTGGTGCAATATATGGGCCAGTAGCACCAGTAAACTAAGGCGAATCAAAAACACACCCTTCGAATGGACAACATCTTACTCAAACGACAGATTCATTAACCGAGTGATTACCAGGTTAAGAATCGGACACACCAGACTAACACATGGCCACTTTGCGAAGAAAGAAGACCCCGCGATGTGCCCAAGCTGCGGCACCAGAATAACGGTTGAACACATTCTTGTCGACTGCCGACTTTACGACGCAGAAAGACAAAGATG harbors:
- the LOC128741021 gene encoding uncharacterized protein LOC128741021 produces the protein MDELAIPHIAIENENLPDTLTWEEKALHINTGIPEKLPPKAKQTLFRELRNTDYPHHNHIYTDGSKTSDGVGCGIFSQDANIVICLPSHLSIFSAEAFAIIKALELCTIGLNVIFSDSRSVLEAVANNNSNHPWIINIRKLLHEKQGNTALCWVPAHVNIHGNEKADALAKKGASLKTPIDIKTPFEDFKRLVNDQIITTWCNIWASSTSKLRRIKNTPFEWTTSYSNDRFINRVITRLRIGHTRLTHGHFAKKEDPAMCPSCGTRITVEHILVDCRLYDAERQRCKLGTSLQGILGDDISILKKTVEFLKAANLQAHI